A genomic window from Prunus persica cultivar Lovell chromosome G2, Prunus_persica_NCBIv2, whole genome shotgun sequence includes:
- the LOC18784652 gene encoding WRKY transcription factor 55, translating to MVHQHRSLTKAYIQLPFKFPHHHNMFKSKTSQKEPKQQLEAMDETTVSLILHACKLARDLESNLPNLANQPNLLSNSLDEITRNFVTARERVYGQDPSTSSSLHNMLTLAHQQQIGTSQVQEWLRSSYAQQAMDIIQTQLVADQKEVKIGGCIDDGDAEVKGLQAMDIVSASDTNIASSSSQRPRRRKDEGLISKITVPAPRIGNTEIPPEDGFTWRKYGQKEIMGSRFPRGYYRCTHQKLYNCPAKKQVQRLNNDPLTFEVMYRGEHTCHMSATAPSVPPPSAEHHNATQGSLAQTLATTTTTDPPTASLWLSMDFNPIRGGSGSSSRMIGGDRGGGGGGSGDGAGTSTTTRYGKEVDFPVVDWADAMFNSGSSSSNSMDFIFHSAENKWESEDKKNGGQ from the exons atgGTGCACCAACACAGAAGCCTCACGAAAGCTTATATTCAGCTcccttttaaatttcctcacCACCATAACAtgttcaaatcaaagacaagccaaaaagaaccaaaacaGCAGCTAGAAGCCATGGATGAAACCACAGTTTCTTTGATCCTTCATGCTTGTAAGTTAGCCAGAGACCTTGAATCAAACCTACCCAACTTGGCCAACCAGCCCAACTTGCTCTCAAACTCCTTGGATGAGATCACAAGGAATTTTGTTACagccagagagagagtgtATGGTCAAGATCCAAGTACTTCTTCATCTCTGCACAACATGCTTACTCTTGCGCACCAGCAGCAGATTGGTACAAGTCAAGTACAAGAATGGCTGAGGTCTAGTTATGCACAACAAGCGATGGACATTATCCAAACCCAACTTGTAGCTGATCAGAAGGAAGTTAAGATTGGCGGCTGCATCGATGACGGTGATGCAGAGGTTAAGGGCCTTCAGGCAATGGATATAGTATCAGCTTCTGACACGAACATTGCTTCATCATCCTCACAAAGACCGAGAAGAAG gaAGGATGAGGGATTAATCAGCAAAATAACAGTTCCAGCACCTCGGATTGGAAATACTGAAATCCCACCAGAGGATGGCTTCACTTGGAGAAAATATGGTCAGAAGGAGATCATGGGCTCCAGGTTCCCaag GGGTTACTATAGGTGCACCCACCAAAAGCTCTACAATTGCCCAGCCAAGAAGCAAGTCCAGAGGCTTAACAATGATCCCTTAACATTTGAAGTAATGTACAGAGGTGAACATACTTGTCACATGTCAGCCACTGCACCTTCAGTTCCACCACCATCAGCAGAACATCATAATGCTACGCAAGGGAGTCTGGCCCAAACCCTAGCAACTACCACAACCACTGACCCTCCTACAGCATCTCTATGGCTGTCCATGGACTTTAACCCAATTAGAGGAGGCAGCGGCAGCAGCAGTAGGATGATAGGCGGCGACcgtggcggtggtggtggaggcAGTGGTGATGGTGCAGGCACATCCACCACCACGCGCTACGGTAAAGAAGTTGACTTTCCTGTGGTGGATTGGGCTGACGCAATGTTCAATTcaggcagcagcagcagcaatagtatggattttattttccattctGCTGAAAACAAATGGGAGTCAGAGGACAAGAAAAACGGAGGCCAGTAG